The genomic DNA GTTTTGTATAGTATATCGCCATAGTGCTCTATGATAAGGGCGTTATTTTTTTGAAGGAGGTAAGCTTTTTTTATGTATTCGAGTGCTTTTTCGAGTTTGTTTTGTTTATACAATACCCATGCATATGTGTCTAAAAATGTTGGATTGTTGGGTTCCAATTCAATACAAATAAGACTCATACGTTCGGCTTTATCGAGGCTATCGGAGCGAAGGGATAAATAGTAGCTATAGTTGTTGAGTACTATTTTGTTGTTTTTATCTAATTGTAATACTTTTTCCATTGCTTGGTCTGATTGTTGGTTTTTTCCCAAAGCATGTAGTATCTCACCGTGTAAGGCATAGATTTCGGTTTCTAAATCTTTGTTTTGAATAGGAAGGCTTTCGGCATAGCTAAGAGCCTCATCGGCTTCCTGAAGTTTTGAAAGTTGCTGTGCTGCAAGTGCTTTGAAATAATAAAGATTGGTTTGCTCAGGAAAATATTCTATGGCTTTATTGCTATGTAAATAAAGCGAATCCCATTGAGATTGCAAATATTCAATCATTAGCAATTGTTCCCAAATAATATAACGACTTGGGTCAAGAAGGGTAATTTGGTACAATTTATCGTATGCTTTGTTCGGATTGTTGCTTCGTAAGAGTAAATCGGCTTGAAGTGTAAGTACTTTTGCATTATTGGGATATACATGCGTCAAAATGCTCAATAAGCTATCTATTTCATGGCTTAGCATGATGTCTTTTTCGGCGTAGTTTGTGAGCGTTATAAGCATTTTAATTTTAGTGTCTATATCGATATCGGGGCTTTTGTATGCTAAGCGTAAATGATAAAAAGACTTATTAAGGTTTTGCTGAATTCTATAAAAATCGGCTAATGAAAGATTAACTAAGCCATTTAAGCTATCGATGCTAAGCATTTGCGTATATATTTGCTGTGCTTCTTCCATTTTGTTTTGCGATACATACGATTCTGCCAGCATACCTAAATAACGTATTTCGTTTGGGTTTGATTGAATAAGTTTTTTTATTTCGTTATTCGCTTTCTGGTATTCTTTGCGGTATGTATATATTTTTTCTTTCTCTAAGCATAATATTTCATCTAAGCCAAATAAATTTTCAATTTTATCAAATGTTTGAATGGCTTTATTGAGTTTACCTGTGTACATATACAAATATGCTAACTCATACCAAAAATCTATTCGGGTGGGGTCTTTTTGTATAAGTTTTTTATAAATTTTATTGGCTTTCGAAAACTGACGGTTTTGTTTGTATAAAACTCCCATCAAAGCCTGATACCAAAGATTATTGGGCGAAAGTGCAATGGCTTTTTGAGCATAAGTAATAGCTTTCTCTAAATTGTTTTGTTGAATATAATAGGAAGCTAATTCATAATAAGCAACTGCACTATTGGGATTGAGTTCGATACACTTTTCGTAAAGCGAACGAACAACCTCGAAATTGCCAAGTATTTTTTGGCGATTAGCTTCGATGAGGGTATGAGTATATTCAGGGTTATAAATGACACT from Bacteroidales bacterium includes the following:
- a CDS encoding tetratricopeptide repeat protein encodes the protein MKHQTLTILTLLFLLNAPFVYSQKKKSVIYNPEYTHTLIEANRQKILGNFEVVRSLYEKCIELNPNSAVAYYELASYYIQQNNLEKAITYAQKAIALSPNNLWYQALMGVLYKQNRQFSKANKIYKKLIQKDPTRIDFWYELAYLYMYTGKLNKAIQTFDKIENLFGLDEILCLEKEKIYTYRKEYQKANNEIKKLIQSNPNEIRYLGMLAESYVSQNKMEEAQQIYTQMLSIDSLNGLVNLSLADFYRIQQNLNKSFYHLRLAYKSPDIDIDTKIKMLITLTNYAEKDIMLSHEIDSLLSILTHVYPNNAKVLTLQADLLLRSNNPNKAYDKLYQITLLDPSRYIIWEQLLMIEYLQSQWDSLYLHSNKAIEYFPEQTNLYYFKALAAQQLSKLQEADEALSYAESLPIQNKDLETEIYALHGEILHALGKNQQSDQAMEKVLQLDKNNKIVLNNYSYYLSLRSDSLDKAERMSLICIELEPNNPTFLDTYAWVLYKQNKLEKALEYIKKAYLLQKNNALIIEHYGDILYKTGNIEQAIEMWNEAYKTGKGSIYLEQKVIQKKLIE